The Campylobacter sp. RM10537 genome has a segment encoding these proteins:
- the edd gene encoding phosphogluconate dehydratase gives MALNKIKQITQKVKERSKKTREQYLERIQTHKGKIQRKDLGCANLAHAYASIPKHIKERIKENKDLNFAIVSAYNDMLSAHQPFKNYPDIIKQELFKNHAFGQFAGGTPAMCDGITQGYDGMELSLFSRDVIAMSVAIALSHNVFDGAFYLGVCDKIVPGLLIGALSFGHLPSIFVPSGPMTSGISNDEKSKTRQLFAEGKISRDKLLESEMKSYHDIGTCTFYGTANSNQMMMEFMGLHLPNSAFINPNTSLREALVKEAANHMAQNKILPIGELLDERNIINAMIGLMATGGSTNHTIHLVAIARAAGIIINWDDFDAISNITPLLARVYPNGKADVNQFEAAGGLAFVINELLKEGLLHDDANTVMGQGMQTYTKNPFLIDGKLIYKDGIKASKEENILRNIENPFSKNGGVRILKGNIGRAVIKISAVKEEHQIIKAPAMVFHSQQEFLNKFQNKELQKDFIAVLPYQGPRSNGMPELHKLTPPLGILQDQGFKVALVTDGRMSGASGKVPAAIHMSPEALLDGNIAKIKDGDMLLLDAKNGILEILIDEKEWKERKIPKLEKEEIFGCGRELFAGFRTQTSSAETGAMSFGGYFK, from the coding sequence ATGGCATTAAATAAAATTAAACAAATAACTCAAAAAGTAAAAGAACGTAGTAAAAAAACACGAGAACAATATTTAGAACGTATTCAAACCCATAAAGGTAAAATTCAAAGAAAAGATCTTGGATGTGCAAATTTAGCTCATGCTTATGCTAGTATACCTAAACATATTAAAGAAAGAATCAAAGAAAACAAAGATTTAAATTTTGCCATAGTTTCAGCTTATAATGATATGCTCTCAGCACACCAACCCTTTAAAAATTATCCAGATATAATTAAACAAGAACTTTTTAAAAATCATGCATTTGGACAATTTGCCGGCGGAACACCTGCTATGTGTGATGGAATCACTCAAGGTTATGATGGGATGGAACTTAGTCTATTTTCAAGAGATGTCATAGCTATGAGTGTAGCTATAGCACTTTCACATAATGTTTTTGATGGAGCGTTTTATTTGGGGGTTTGTGATAAAATCGTTCCTGGACTTTTAATTGGAGCTTTAAGTTTTGGTCATTTACCGAGTATTTTTGTGCCTTCTGGCCCTATGACGAGTGGAATTTCTAATGATGAAAAATCAAAAACGAGACAACTTTTTGCTGAGGGAAAAATTTCACGTGATAAACTCTTAGAAAGCGAAATGAAATCGTATCATGATATAGGAACATGTACTTTTTATGGAACAGCCAATTCAAATCAAATGATGATGGAATTTATGGGACTGCACTTACCTAACTCTGCCTTCATAAATCCGAATACATCTTTAAGAGAGGCTTTAGTCAAAGAAGCTGCAAATCATATGGCTCAAAATAAAATTTTACCTATAGGAGAGTTACTTGATGAAAGAAATATCATTAATGCTATGATAGGACTTATGGCTACTGGTGGCTCTACAAATCATACTATTCACTTAGTTGCTATAGCTCGTGCAGCAGGAATAATCATTAATTGGGATGATTTTGACGCTATTTCAAATATTACTCCACTTTTAGCAAGAGTTTATCCTAATGGTAAAGCCGATGTCAATCAATTTGAAGCTGCTGGAGGTTTAGCCTTTGTGATTAATGAACTCTTAAAAGAAGGTTTATTGCATGATGATGCTAATACGGTAATGGGTCAAGGAATGCAAACTTACACTAAAAATCCTTTCTTAATTGATGGAAAGCTCATCTATAAGGATGGGATAAAAGCAAGCAAAGAAGAAAATATTTTAAGAAATATAGAAAATCCATTTTCTAAAAATGGTGGTGTTAGAATTTTAAAAGGAAATATAGGAAGAGCTGTTATTAAAATTTCAGCTGTTAAAGAAGAACATCAAATCATTAAAGCTCCTGCTATGGTATTTCATTCCCAGCAAGAATTTTTAAATAAATTTCAAAATAAAGAATTACAAAAAGATTTTATAGCTGTCTTACCTTATCAAGGACCAAGATCCAACGGTATGCCAGAACTTCACAAACTCACTCCACCTTTAGGAATTTTGCAAGATCAAGGTTTTAAAGTTGCGCTTGTTACAGATGGAAGAATGTCAGGGGCTTCTGGAAAAGTTCCAGCAGCAATCCATATGAGTCCAGAAGCTTTACTTGATGGTAATATTGCTAAAATTAAAGATGGGGATATGTTATTACTTGATGCAAAAAATGGAATACTTGAAATTCTTATCGATGAAAAAGAATGGAAGGAAAGAAAAATACCTAAGTTAGAAAAAGAAGAAATTTTTGGTTGCGGAAGAGAACTTTTCGCTGGATTTAGAACTCAAACTTCGAGTGCTGAAACAGGTGCAATGAGTTTTGGTGGATATTTTAAATAA
- a CDS encoding bifunctional 4-hydroxy-2-oxoglutarate aldolase/2-dehydro-3-deoxy-phosphogluconate aldolase encodes MQTKEILEVSKIIPVITIYDLKTSVDLAKALIEGGIKILEITLRTQEAIEAIKLISKEIPEAVVGAGTVLNTKMLEEVKNAGAKFAISPGLNVVFAKEARNIDLPLIPGIATAGELMLALEFGFKNLKFFPAQAAGGINMLKSFSAPFQEIKFCPTGGISLDNMNDYLKLDNVLCVGGSWLTPKELILDKKWNQITQIAKQSLGQIL; translated from the coding sequence ATGCAAACAAAAGAAATTTTAGAAGTAAGTAAAATCATTCCAGTTATAACTATTTATGATTTAAAAACAAGCGTAGATTTAGCAAAAGCTTTAATTGAAGGAGGGATTAAAATTTTAGAAATCACTTTACGTACTCAAGAAGCTATTGAAGCTATAAAACTCATATCAAAAGAAATTCCAGAAGCAGTTGTAGGAGCTGGAACAGTATTAAATACCAAGATGTTAGAAGAAGTAAAAAATGCAGGAGCTAAATTTGCTATAAGCCCAGGATTAAATGTTGTATTTGCTAAAGAAGCAAGAAATATTGATTTACCTTTAATTCCAGGTATTGCAACTGCTGGTGAATTAATGCTTGCCCTTGAATTTGGTTTTAAAAATTTAAAATTTTTTCCTGCTCAAGCTGCAGGAGGCATTAATATGTTAAAGTCATTTTCTGCTCCTTTTCAAGAAATTAAATTTTGCCCTACAGGAGGTATTAGCCTTGATAATATGAATGATTATTTAAAATTAGATAATGTTCTTTGTGTTGGAGGGTCTTGGCTTACTCCTAAAGAATTGATTTTAGATAAAAAATGGAATCAAATCACTCAAATCGCTAAACAAAGTTTGGGACAAATTTTATAA
- a CDS encoding UDP-glucose--hexose-1-phosphate uridylyltransferase, whose product MIYTLIDQLILYSLKKKLIKQEDKIFHINSLIDLFGLQEYKQGKKIPKMKLNEILNALLDYACENKLCKNDNISRSLFCVKIIGLLTPKPSELISQFKQYYQKSPKKASDFFYQFNQSCNYINVDQIKKNIKWQTQSSYGKLEITINLSKPEKDPKAIAQAKENENINYPQCLLCKENEYYSGNYHHPARQNLRIIPIKLANENWFFQYSPYIYYKEHCIILNQKHTPMKICKKTFKRLFDFLKIFPHYFIGSNADLPIVGGSILSHDHFQGGSHIFAINNAKIEKRYKIKNFENIDFAIVKWPLSVIRISGKDDKKLIELANFILKKWKNYSDKSVNILAKTQNTYHNTITPIARIKNSKFELDLVLRNNRTDKNHPFGIFHPHEHLHNIKKENIGLIEVMGLAILPPRLKEELKLLSDYILNDKNINHNEKIKKHAQWVQHFLPKYKNINNNNIEKILKREISQSFLEVLKNCGVFKRDQKGMRAFEKFINTLQNS is encoded by the coding sequence ATGATTTACACTCTTATTGATCAACTAATTTTATATTCCTTGAAAAAAAAACTCATCAAACAAGAGGATAAAATTTTTCACATAAATAGTCTAATTGATCTTTTTGGATTGCAAGAATACAAACAAGGAAAAAAAATACCTAAAATGAAACTTAATGAGATTTTAAATGCTCTGCTAGATTATGCTTGCGAAAATAAACTTTGTAAAAATGATAATATATCAAGATCTTTATTTTGTGTTAAAATCATAGGACTTTTAACACCTAAACCTAGCGAATTAATTTCTCAATTTAAACAATACTATCAAAAAAGTCCAAAAAAAGCTAGTGATTTTTTTTATCAATTTAACCAAAGCTGTAATTATATCAATGTCGATCAAATTAAAAAAAATATAAAATGGCAAACCCAAAGTAGTTATGGAAAGCTGGAAATTACAATAAATCTTTCAAAACCAGAAAAAGATCCAAAAGCAATTGCTCAAGCTAAAGAAAATGAAAATATCAATTATCCTCAATGTCTCTTATGTAAAGAAAATGAATATTATTCGGGAAATTATCATCATCCTGCTAGGCAAAATTTAAGAATTATACCTATAAAACTTGCTAATGAAAATTGGTTTTTTCAATACTCGCCTTATATTTATTATAAAGAACATTGTATTATTCTTAATCAAAAACATACACCCATGAAAATTTGTAAAAAAACTTTTAAACGATTATTTGATTTTTTAAAAATATTTCCTCATTACTTCATAGGATCAAATGCTGATTTACCTATAGTTGGAGGTTCTATCTTAAGCCATGATCATTTTCAAGGAGGTAGCCATATTTTTGCCATTAATAATGCAAAAATAGAAAAAAGGTATAAAATTAAAAATTTTGAAAATATAGATTTTGCTATTGTTAAATGGCCATTGTCTGTTATAAGAATTTCAGGTAAAGATGATAAAAAATTGATAGAACTTGCAAATTTTATTTTAAAAAAATGGAAAAATTATAGCGACAAAAGTGTGAATATTTTAGCAAAAACTCAAAATACATATCACAATACCATAACTCCTATTGCAAGAATTAAAAATTCCAAATTTGAACTAGACTTAGTTTTAAGAAATAACAGAACAGATAAAAATCATCCATTTGGCATTTTTCATCCGCATGAACATCTGCACAATATAAAAAAAGAAAATATAGGACTTATAGAAGTTATGGGATTAGCTATTTTACCACCTAGGCTTAAAGAAGAATTAAAACTTTTAAGTGATTATATCCTTAATGATAAAAATATAAATCATAATGAAAAAATCAAAAAGCATGCTCAATGGGTTCAACATTTCCTACCTAAATACAAAAATATTAATAACAATAATATAGAAAAAATTTTAAAAAGAGAAATATCACAATCATTTTTAGAAGTATTGAAAAACTGCGGAGTATTTAAACGCGATCAAAAAGGAATGAGAGCTTTTGAAAAATTTATAAATACCTTACAAAATAGTTAA
- a CDS encoding galactokinase, with protein sequence MQKLNQNLKKIYKEEFLAQQEQRYLKALEAFKKYYPKHDNFNFYSSPGRTEIGGNHTDHQHGMVLAAAVNLDIIAVATPNNSDAICINSESFKLKEIKLNNLTFNSNEIGSSEALIKGICSKFKDLGYNVKGFDAYITSDVVKGSGLSSSAAFENLIGTILNYEFNNANIPPTQIALISQYAENVYFGKSCGLMDQMASAIGGFSFMDFKDPQKPIIEKINFDFSNCNYLLCIVNTKGNHIDLTSDYISITKEMQLVAKAFNKKVLREVNEKDFFNNIASLRTKIHDRAILRAIHFFKDNQNAFKEAQALKNNDFETFKNLIRDSGNSSFKFLQNIFSLSKPLEQNLALALALSEKILKDKGVSRVHGGGFAGTIQAYIPLELVQEYKESMKNIFGQDSCHILNIRNIGVTKL encoded by the coding sequence ATGCAAAAACTAAATCAAAATCTTAAAAAAATATATAAAGAAGAATTTTTAGCTCAACAAGAACAAAGATATTTAAAAGCTTTAGAGGCTTTTAAAAAATATTATCCTAAGCATGATAATTTTAATTTTTACTCTTCACCTGGTAGAACAGAAATAGGAGGAAATCATACCGATCATCAACATGGTATGGTTTTAGCAGCTGCTGTAAATTTAGATATTATTGCAGTAGCTACCCCCAACAATAGTGATGCAATTTGTATTAATTCTGAAAGTTTTAAATTAAAAGAAATCAAATTAAATAATCTTACTTTTAATTCAAATGAAATTGGAAGTTCAGAAGCTTTAATAAAAGGAATTTGTTCTAAATTTAAAGATTTGGGCTATAATGTAAAAGGTTTTGATGCCTATATCACTTCAGATGTTGTAAAAGGCTCAGGTCTTTCTTCTTCAGCTGCTTTTGAAAATTTAATTGGCACAATTTTAAATTATGAATTTAACAATGCTAATATTCCACCAACTCAAATAGCGTTAATAAGCCAATATGCAGAAAATGTTTATTTTGGAAAATCTTGCGGTTTAATGGATCAAATGGCTAGTGCTATAGGAGGATTTTCTTTTATGGATTTTAAAGATCCTCAAAAACCTATTATAGAAAAGATAAATTTTGATTTTTCGAATTGTAATTATCTTTTATGTATTGTCAATACTAAAGGAAATCACATAGATTTAACTTCTGATTATATTTCAATCACTAAAGAAATGCAACTTGTTGCAAAAGCTTTTAATAAAAAAGTTTTAAGAGAAGTAAATGAAAAAGATTTTTTTAATAATATTGCCTCATTAAGAACAAAAATTCACGACAGAGCCATTTTGCGTGCTATACATTTTTTTAAAGATAATCAAAATGCATTCAAAGAAGCTCAAGCTTTAAAAAATAATGATTTTGAAACTTTTAAAAATCTTATTAGAGATTCTGGAAATTCATCATTTAAATTTTTGCAAAATATTTTTTCTTTATCTAAACCTTTGGAACAAAATTTAGCTTTAGCTTTAGCTTTGAGTGAAAAAATTTTAAAAGATAAAGGCGTAAGTAGAGTTCATGGTGGAGGTTTTGCAGGGACAATTCAAGCTTATATACCTTTGGAACTTGTTCAAGAATATAAAGAAAGTATGAAAAATATTTTTGGCCAAGATTCTTGTCATATATTAAATATAAGAAATATAGGTGTAACAAAACTATGA